From the Pectobacterium carotovorum genome, one window contains:
- a CDS encoding ParA family protein: MEIIAVINYKGGVGKTTVTSNLAAELAFRGKKVLVLDMDAQASLTFSFLTPDYWDENLKNSRTIKNWFDCISQGEQTMPLSELRVRPYSVNKRFNTGGCLDLISSHLGLINVDLELATLLSGASPNQTRKKYLKVHGKLREELHLLGKEMNYDLVLIDCPPNFNIVTKNALIASDKILIPAKPDYLSTLGIDYLKRSVDSLIKDFNFYAEKDDEFDKVNPEILGVIFTMIQISSGEPISAQKQYISQTKRLHVPVFETTFRENKTIFADAPRDGIPVVLNLYSNHTHSDIVDEIEEFVNEFLKNIEEGV, from the coding sequence ATGGAAATAATTGCTGTTATAAATTATAAAGGTGGAGTCGGTAAGACTACAGTTACTTCAAACTTAGCGGCAGAACTTGCTTTTCGTGGGAAAAAAGTTTTAGTTTTAGATATGGATGCTCAGGCCAGTTTAACTTTTTCTTTTTTAACCCCTGATTATTGGGATGAAAATTTAAAAAATAGCAGAACTATAAAGAATTGGTTCGACTGTATCAGTCAAGGGGAACAAACAATGCCCCTTTCTGAACTTCGAGTTAGGCCTTATTCTGTTAATAAAAGATTCAATACAGGTGGTTGCTTGGATTTAATTTCCTCTCACTTGGGACTAATTAATGTTGACCTAGAGTTAGCTACATTATTAAGTGGGGCCAGTCCAAATCAAACAAGGAAAAAATACCTTAAAGTTCATGGAAAACTCAGAGAGGAGTTGCACTTGCTTGGAAAGGAAATGAATTACGATTTGGTTTTAATTGATTGCCCTCCTAATTTTAATATTGTGACGAAAAATGCACTGATTGCATCTGATAAAATATTAATTCCTGCCAAACCAGATTATCTTTCTACACTAGGGATCGATTATTTAAAACGTAGTGTTGATTCATTAATAAAAGATTTTAATTTCTACGCTGAGAAGGATGATGAGTTCGATAAGGTTAACCCGGAAATACTTGGTGTTATATTTACCATGATCCAAATCTCCTCTGGAGAACCTATTTCCGCTCAAAAGCAATATATTTCTCAAACTAAGAGGCTTCATGTTCCTGTTTTTGAAACTACATTTAGGGAAAATAAAACAATTTTTGCAGATGCTCCTCGTGATGGTATTCCCGTTGTCCTTAATTTGTATTCAAATCATACACATTCCGATATTGTTGATGAGATCGAAGAGTTTGTTAATGAATTCTTGAAGAATATTGAGGAGGGGGTATGA
- a CDS encoding glutathione S-transferase produces the protein MGLTLHHLNDSRSVRILWLLEEAGIPYELVRYQRDAKTHLAPASLRAIHPLGKSPLLEEDGKIIAESGAIVEYLINRHAKHLAPDANSAEYIDYLQWIHFAESSAMLPVLLKIFGEFEKNTGTTLNFLEDYADNEFEKVFSFLDDILSAREFIVGDKLSGADIMLGFVINTVVERLVPGERFPNIQRYSLRLKNLPSWQKVQDIESRAE, from the coding sequence ATGGGATTAACATTGCACCATCTTAATGATTCACGGTCTGTTCGTATCCTCTGGCTGCTTGAGGAAGCGGGGATACCTTATGAACTAGTCAGATACCAGCGGGATGCAAAAACGCATTTAGCACCAGCCTCATTGAGAGCGATACATCCTTTAGGTAAATCGCCGTTGCTTGAAGAAGATGGCAAGATCATCGCAGAATCCGGCGCTATCGTTGAATACCTGATCAATCGCCATGCAAAACATCTGGCCCCGGATGCAAACTCGGCCGAATACATTGACTATCTGCAATGGATACACTTTGCGGAAAGCTCCGCCATGCTCCCGGTTTTATTGAAGATCTTTGGCGAGTTTGAAAAAAATACCGGCACCACGCTGAATTTCCTTGAGGATTACGCTGACAACGAATTCGAGAAAGTCTTTTCATTTTTAGACGACATACTGTCTGCAAGGGAATTTATCGTGGGCGATAAACTGAGCGGCGCGGATATTATGCTGGGCTTCGTGATTAATACTGTCGTCGAACGGCTCGTTCCTGGAGAACGATTCCCGAATATTCAGCGCTACTCGCTGCGCCTGAAAAACCTGCCTAGCTGGCAGAAAGTTCAGGACATTGAATCACGCGCAGAATAA
- the fecE gene encoding Fe(3+) dicitrate ABC transporter ATP-binding protein FecE: MELTTQNLTAGYGDKRILDGLSLSLPAGKITALLGPNGCGKSTLLKCFAKLLTPESGAIQLNGKPLSAFSARQLSRHLALLPQQHLTPEGITVRDMVAYGRSPWLSLWGRLSQDDRQRVQLAMEKTHIVDLADKRLTDLSGGQCQRAFLAMLLAQDTPVVLLDEPTTYLDINHQVELMKLLRELNQAGKTIVTVLHDLNQASRYCDHLVILAGGRVMAQGSPHEVMKPALLQQVFSIEAEIHADPVSGQPMCVVR; the protein is encoded by the coding sequence ATGGAACTGACAACACAAAACCTGACGGCGGGCTATGGCGACAAGCGTATTCTTGACGGATTGTCGCTGTCGCTACCCGCCGGAAAAATTACCGCCCTGCTCGGCCCCAACGGCTGCGGTAAATCAACGCTGCTGAAGTGCTTCGCCAAACTGCTTACCCCGGAATCCGGCGCTATTCAGCTCAACGGCAAGCCGCTCTCTGCGTTCTCTGCCCGCCAGCTCTCACGCCATCTGGCGCTATTGCCGCAGCAGCATTTGACGCCAGAGGGGATCACCGTGCGTGACATGGTGGCCTACGGACGCAGCCCCTGGCTATCGCTATGGGGACGGTTATCGCAGGACGATCGCCAGCGCGTGCAGCTCGCGATGGAGAAAACGCACATCGTCGACCTCGCCGACAAGCGGTTAACCGATTTGTCCGGTGGACAGTGTCAGCGGGCGTTTCTGGCGATGCTGCTGGCGCAGGATACGCCCGTCGTCCTGCTCGATGAACCGACAACCTACCTCGACATCAATCATCAGGTCGAGTTAATGAAGCTGCTGCGTGAACTCAATCAGGCTGGCAAAACGATCGTGACCGTCCTGCACGATCTGAATCAGGCCAGCCGCTACTGCGATCATCTGGTGATTCTGGCAGGCGGGCGCGTGATGGCGCAGGGTTCACCGCACGAGGTCATGAAACCGGCATTACTCCAGCAGGTGTTCAGCATTGAGGCGGAGATCCACGCCGACCCCGTATCAGGCCAACCGATGTGTGTGGTGCGGTGA
- the fecD gene encoding Fe(3+) dicitrate ABC transporter permease subunit FecD, with protein MRPVIVFVLITLLLLTTGLLSLRMGAIPLPWSALMSGWHSASEHHYVLTQYRLPRVLLALFVGAALAISGVLVQGIVRNPLASPDILGVNHAASLATVGALMLVPALPVIWLPLLAFLGGIAGLLLLRLIAGTSSPMRLALIGVALSATWASITDYLILSRPQDINNALLWLTGSLWGRDWSFVMVALPVLCVLIPLSLRFCRDLDLLALGDDRASTLGVNIRRIQFWGLALAVALAATSVAVCGPIGFISLVVPHLIRYLVGGRHRWLLPASAAAGALVLLLADLLARTLNPPMELPAGVLTAIIGAPWFFWLLVRMR; from the coding sequence ATGCGCCCCGTTATTGTGTTTGTTTTGATTACACTGCTGCTACTGACGACCGGCCTTCTGTCGCTGCGCATGGGCGCGATTCCGCTGCCGTGGTCGGCGCTGATGAGCGGCTGGCACAGCGCCAGCGAACATCATTATGTGCTGACGCAGTATCGCCTGCCACGCGTGCTGCTGGCGCTGTTTGTCGGCGCCGCGCTGGCCATTTCCGGCGTGTTGGTGCAAGGGATTGTGCGTAACCCGCTGGCATCACCGGATATTCTCGGCGTGAACCACGCGGCGAGTCTGGCGACCGTCGGCGCACTGATGCTGGTGCCTGCGCTGCCGGTGATTTGGCTGCCGCTTCTCGCGTTCCTTGGCGGCATCGCCGGGCTACTGCTGCTGAGACTGATTGCAGGAACATCATCCCCGATGCGGCTGGCACTGATCGGCGTCGCACTGTCCGCGACCTGGGCAAGCATCACCGACTACCTGATTCTCTCTCGCCCACAGGATATCAACAACGCGCTGCTGTGGCTGACGGGTAGCCTGTGGGGGCGCGACTGGTCATTCGTCATGGTCGCGTTGCCTGTCCTCTGCGTGCTCATTCCGCTCAGTCTGCGATTTTGCCGCGATCTGGATTTGTTAGCGCTGGGCGACGACCGCGCCAGCACGCTGGGCGTCAACATCAGGCGCATTCAGTTCTGGGGGCTGGCGCTTGCCGTCGCGCTCGCCGCAACCAGCGTGGCCGTCTGCGGGCCCATCGGTTTTATCAGCCTCGTGGTACCGCATCTGATCCGCTATCTGGTGGGGGGACGGCACCGCTGGCTCCTTCCTGCTTCTGCCGCTGCTGGTGCGCTGGTATTGCTGCTTGCCGATCTGCTGGCACGCACGCTGAACCCGCCGATGGAATTACCCGCAGGGGTGCTCACCGCCATTATCGGCGCGCCCTGGTTTTTTTGGCTTCTCGTGAGAATGCGCTAA
- the fecC gene encoding iron-dicitrate ABC transporter permease FecC: protein MRQSFHPFWRWGLPIAALLSVFWLSLFCYSAIPIPALSAVKALITGTPSSLPEALVLNLRLPRSLVAVLIGASLALSGALLQTLTHNPLASPALLGINSGAALAMALTSAFSASLSGYPIAFVAACGGGLCWLVVMAAGGGWRQTLDRNRLILAGVALSALCMALTRITLLLAEDHAYGIFYWLAGGVSHARWVEFWQLFPFFITVTPVVLLLANQLNLLNIGDVSAHTLGVNLGRLRLILNLAVLLLVGACVSVAGPVAFIGLLIPHLARFWIGYDQRKLLPMSMLMGAAFMLLADLLARALAWPGELPAGAVLALIGAPCFVWLARRRG from the coding sequence ATGAGGCAAAGCTTTCATCCATTCTGGCGTTGGGGATTACCGATAGCGGCACTGCTGAGCGTGTTCTGGCTCAGTCTGTTCTGTTATTCCGCGATCCCCATTCCCGCTTTGAGTGCCGTCAAGGCGTTGATAACAGGAACGCCCTCCTCGCTACCCGAAGCGCTGGTGTTAAACCTGCGCCTGCCTCGCAGTCTGGTGGCCGTTCTGATCGGCGCCAGTCTGGCGCTATCCGGCGCTCTGCTTCAGACCCTGACCCATAATCCTCTCGCCTCCCCTGCATTGCTGGGCATCAATAGCGGCGCGGCGCTGGCGATGGCACTGACCAGCGCGTTCAGCGCTTCACTCTCCGGCTACCCTATCGCTTTTGTTGCCGCCTGCGGCGGCGGCCTGTGCTGGTTGGTCGTGATGGCCGCAGGCGGCGGTTGGCGACAAACGCTCGACCGCAATCGGCTGATTCTGGCGGGCGTCGCACTTTCTGCCCTGTGTATGGCCTTAACGCGGATTACGCTCCTGCTGGCGGAAGATCACGCCTATGGCATTTTTTACTGGCTGGCGGGCGGCGTATCGCACGCGCGCTGGGTCGAATTCTGGCAACTCTTCCCATTTTTCATCACCGTCACTCCCGTTGTTCTGCTGCTGGCTAACCAGCTTAATCTGCTGAATATCGGTGACGTGAGCGCCCATACGCTGGGCGTTAACTTAGGCCGACTGCGTCTCATCCTCAATCTGGCGGTGCTGCTTCTGGTGGGTGCCTGTGTGAGCGTGGCTGGCCCGGTGGCATTCATCGGCCTGCTAATACCGCATCTGGCGCGTTTCTGGATCGGTTACGACCAGAGAAAGCTGCTGCCAATGAGCATGCTGATGGGAGCGGCGTTTATGTTACTGGCCGATCTGCTCGCCCGCGCGCTCGCCTGGCCGGGCGAACTGCCTGCCGGTGCGGTACTGGCGCTCATCGGTGCCCCCTGTTTCGTCTGGCTGGCAAGGAGGCGAGGATAA
- a CDS encoding Fe(3+) dicitrate ABC transporter substrate-binding protein FecB: protein MFDLIRVALIATLCLFGLGRANAVTVQDEQGSFTLDTPPQRIVVLELSFADALAAIDVSPVGIADDNDPDRILANVREHLKPWHSVGTRAQPSLEAISALKPDLIIADSSRHSGIYTALKAIAPVLLLKSRNETYEENLHSAEIIGKVLGKDSAMQARLAQHRETMKAYADQLPKGTNVVFGTSREQQFNLYSSDAYTGSVLAALGLSVPKPINNAPMASINLEQLLAINPQWLIVTHYREESIVKRWQQDALWNLLEAQQKQQIATVDSNAWARMRGIFAAERIGSDTVKIFKHQPVSVSSEQ, encoded by the coding sequence ATGTTTGACCTGATTCGCGTCGCACTGATTGCGACACTTTGTTTGTTCGGACTGGGCCGCGCCAATGCGGTAACAGTGCAGGATGAGCAGGGTTCCTTTACGCTCGACACGCCGCCTCAGCGCATTGTGGTACTGGAGCTTTCTTTTGCCGATGCGCTGGCGGCGATAGATGTCAGCCCGGTCGGCATCGCCGATGACAACGATCCAGACCGGATCCTGGCAAATGTCCGTGAGCACCTAAAACCCTGGCATTCCGTAGGCACGCGCGCGCAGCCGAGTCTGGAAGCCATCAGCGCGCTGAAGCCTGATTTGATTATTGCCGACAGCAGCCGCCATAGCGGCATTTACACGGCGCTGAAGGCGATTGCGCCGGTATTGCTCCTGAAGTCGCGCAACGAAACCTATGAAGAGAACCTGCACTCTGCGGAGATCATCGGCAAGGTATTGGGGAAAGACAGCGCGATGCAGGCTCGTCTCGCTCAGCACCGCGAGACCATGAAAGCCTACGCCGATCAGCTTCCCAAAGGGACGAATGTGGTCTTCGGCACCTCGCGCGAGCAGCAGTTTAACCTGTATTCCAGCGACGCCTACACTGGCAGCGTGCTGGCCGCACTCGGCCTGAGCGTACCCAAACCGATTAATAATGCCCCTATGGCCTCGATCAATCTGGAACAGCTGCTGGCGATTAACCCACAGTGGCTGATTGTGACGCACTACCGCGAAGAAAGTATCGTCAAACGCTGGCAGCAGGATGCGCTCTGGAACCTGCTGGAAGCACAGCAAAAACAGCAGATTGCCACCGTAGACAGCAACGCCTGGGCGCGGATGCGCGGCATTTTTGCAGCAGAACGCATCGGCAGCGATACGGTGAAGATTTTTAAGCATCAGCCTGTTAGCGTCAGCAGCGAGCAATGA
- the fecA gene encoding TonB-dependent Fe(3+) dicitrate receptor FecA: MTLLRAFRKATPLAMAIQLSLLSTVGITTGMAHAATAPATARYDIAAGDLDKALNHYAARSGITLSVDASLTQGKRSNGLHGDYTVDGGLKALLAGSGLQLKALGDNAWTLEPIPAAAEETLTVVGDWLGEARENDVFEHAGARDVIRREDFAKTGATTMRDVLNRMPGVYAPENNGTGSHDLAMNFGIRGLSPRLASRSTVLMDGIPVPFAPYGQPQLSLAPISLGNMDAIDVVRGGGAVRYGPQSVGGVVNFVTRAIPKEFSISAGVEGQHSPTSSQHNPKETHNLLIGGTADNGFGSALLYSSTRGSDWREHSATRIDDVMLKSRYAPNEVHTFNSLLQYYDGSADMPGGLSRADYSADRWQSTRPYDRFWGRRQLASLGYQYQPDQQHKFNIQGFYTRTLRSGYLEQNSIITLSPREYWVRGIEPRYSQSFTLGSSAHEVGVGYRYVSESTHEVRYFTNTASKMLPSASSPIDRETRAGTEAHAWYIDDRVDIGNWTITPGMRFEHIKSHQDNTLKGTGEAVSYNAPLPALNVLYHVNDSWNLYANTEGSFGTVQYSRIGKAAQSGKVEPEKARTWEVGSRYDDGALTAEMGIFLVNFNNQYDSNQTNNTVTTRGKTRHSGLETQARYHLAELSPRLDAVSVYARYSYVNAEIREAGDTYGNQVPFSSKHRGGFGVDYQPGNWTFNLNSEFQSSQFADNANTVAESADGSAGRIPGFMLWGARAAYDFGPRFSDLNLAFGVKNLFDHDYYTRSNSDDNNKGIYAGQPRTFYMQGSLKF, encoded by the coding sequence ATGACGCTTTTACGCGCCTTTCGTAAAGCAACCCCTTTAGCCATGGCGATACAGCTCAGCCTGCTGTCGACAGTCGGTATCACGACAGGGATGGCTCACGCGGCAACTGCGCCCGCCACCGCACGCTACGATATTGCTGCTGGCGATTTAGACAAAGCACTCAACCACTATGCCGCCCGCAGCGGGATTACGCTGTCGGTCGATGCCAGCCTGACGCAGGGTAAACGCAGCAACGGGCTGCACGGCGACTACACCGTTGATGGCGGCCTGAAAGCCCTGCTTGCGGGTAGCGGTCTGCAACTGAAAGCGCTGGGCGATAACGCCTGGACGCTCGAACCGATCCCAGCGGCAGCGGAAGAAACGCTGACGGTCGTTGGCGACTGGCTGGGTGAAGCGCGTGAAAACGACGTCTTTGAACACGCGGGTGCCCGAGACGTCATCCGCCGTGAGGATTTCGCCAAAACCGGCGCCACCACCATGCGCGATGTCTTAAACCGTATGCCGGGCGTATATGCGCCGGAAAATAACGGCACGGGCAGCCACGATCTGGCTATGAACTTTGGTATTCGCGGCCTCAGCCCACGTCTCGCCAGCCGTTCCACCGTCCTGATGGACGGTATTCCGGTGCCGTTTGCCCCTTACGGTCAGCCGCAGCTGTCCCTTGCGCCCATCTCACTTGGCAATATGGACGCCATTGATGTCGTACGCGGCGGCGGTGCCGTGCGCTACGGGCCGCAGAGCGTCGGTGGGGTCGTGAACTTTGTCACCCGGGCGATCCCGAAAGAGTTTAGCATTAGCGCTGGCGTAGAAGGCCAACACAGCCCGACCTCTTCACAGCACAACCCGAAAGAAACCCACAACCTGCTCATTGGCGGCACGGCGGATAACGGTTTTGGTTCAGCGCTGCTCTATTCCAGCACGCGCGGCAGCGACTGGCGCGAGCACAGCGCGACGCGCATTGACGATGTGATGCTGAAAAGCCGCTACGCGCCAAACGAGGTGCACACGTTTAACAGCCTGCTGCAATATTACGATGGCAGCGCCGATATGCCGGGCGGCCTGTCCCGCGCCGATTACAGCGCTGACCGCTGGCAATCAACGCGCCCATACGATCGCTTCTGGGGGCGTCGTCAGCTTGCCAGTTTGGGCTATCAATATCAGCCGGATCAGCAGCATAAGTTCAATATTCAGGGCTTCTATACGCGCACGCTGCGCAGCGGCTATCTGGAACAGAATTCGATCATCACCCTGTCGCCACGCGAATATTGGGTACGCGGCATCGAACCCCGCTACAGCCAAAGCTTTACTCTCGGCTCCTCCGCGCATGAAGTGGGCGTCGGCTACCGTTATGTCAGTGAATCCACTCATGAGGTGCGTTACTTCACCAACACCGCCAGCAAGATGCTGCCAAGTGCCAGCAGCCCCATCGACCGAGAAACACGCGCGGGTACAGAAGCGCACGCCTGGTACATCGATGACCGTGTTGATATCGGCAACTGGACGATTACGCCGGGAATGCGCTTTGAGCACATCAAATCTCATCAGGACAACACGCTGAAAGGCACGGGCGAAGCGGTCAGCTACAACGCCCCGCTGCCCGCTTTGAACGTGCTCTACCACGTTAACGACAGTTGGAATCTTTATGCAAACACCGAAGGATCATTCGGTACCGTACAGTACAGCCGAATTGGCAAGGCTGCTCAAAGCGGCAAAGTGGAGCCAGAAAAAGCGCGCACCTGGGAAGTCGGTTCCCGCTACGACGACGGCGCGCTGACGGCAGAAATGGGCATCTTCCTGGTTAACTTTAATAACCAGTATGACTCCAATCAGACCAACAACACCGTTACCACGCGCGGGAAAACCCGCCATTCCGGGCTGGAAACACAGGCACGTTATCACCTCGCCGAGCTGTCACCCCGCTTAGACGCGGTGTCAGTTTATGCGCGCTATTCCTATGTGAATGCTGAAATTCGCGAAGCGGGCGACACCTACGGTAATCAGGTGCCCTTCTCTTCAAAACACCGGGGAGGATTCGGCGTCGATTACCAGCCGGGCAACTGGACGTTCAACCTGAACAGCGAGTTCCAGTCTAGCCAGTTCGCCGATAACGCCAACACCGTTGCTGAAAGCGCCGATGGCAGCGCCGGACGTATCCCCGGCTTTATGCTGTGGGGCGCACGTGCCGCCTACGACTTTGGCCCACGGTTCTCTGACCTCAATCTGGCCTTTGGTGTGAAAAACCTGTTCGACCACGATTACTACACGCGCTCGAACAGCGATGACAACAACAAAGGGATTTATGCCGGTCAGCCCCGCACCTTCTATATGCAGGGCTCGCTGAAATTCTGA
- the fecR gene encoding ferric citrate uptake sigma factor regulator FecR yields the protein MSIPLTDSQRQALRSASHWYAVLSGERVSPQQTEKWQQWYEQNRDHQWAWLQVENLRSQMSVVPGNVAHRALQDTQLTRRRVMKGLLLLLGVGGGWQLWRSDTGTGLRADYTTAKGTIRQQRLEDGTLLSLNTESAVDVRFDPQQRRIHLWYGEIAITTGQDISNRPFHVQTRQGQLTALGTEFTVRQEADSTVLSVQQHAVKVVLAEDPGQERIVRQGESLRFSARELGETQSAEEEDSNWARGILSFSNKPLGEVMATLSRYRHGVLRCSPEVATLRLSGTFPLKNTDTVLQVIEKTLPVKIQYITRYWVNILPAN from the coding sequence GTGAGTATTCCGCTGACCGATTCCCAGCGTCAGGCTCTGCGCTCCGCTTCGCACTGGTATGCGGTACTGAGCGGCGAACGCGTAAGCCCGCAGCAAACTGAGAAATGGCAACAGTGGTATGAGCAAAATCGGGATCACCAGTGGGCCTGGCTACAGGTAGAAAACCTGCGCAGTCAGATGAGCGTCGTGCCCGGCAACGTCGCCCACCGCGCCCTTCAGGATACCCAGCTTACTCGCCGCCGCGTGATGAAAGGCCTGCTGCTGCTGTTGGGCGTTGGCGGCGGATGGCAGCTTTGGCGTTCCGACACCGGAACGGGCCTGCGCGCCGATTACACCACGGCGAAAGGCACAATCCGCCAGCAGCGTCTGGAAGACGGGACGCTGCTCTCGCTTAACACAGAGAGCGCCGTCGATGTTCGCTTCGATCCGCAGCAGCGGCGTATTCACCTCTGGTATGGCGAAATCGCGATTACTACCGGACAAGACATCAGCAACCGTCCTTTTCACGTGCAGACGCGGCAGGGGCAACTGACTGCACTGGGCACCGAATTTACGGTTCGTCAGGAGGCAGACAGCACGGTGCTGAGCGTGCAACAACATGCGGTGAAAGTCGTACTGGCAGAGGATCCTGGCCAAGAGCGCATCGTGCGTCAGGGTGAAAGCCTGCGCTTCAGCGCGCGGGAGTTGGGTGAAACCCAATCCGCAGAGGAAGAAGACAGCAACTGGGCGCGGGGTATCCTCAGTTTCAGCAATAAACCGCTCGGCGAAGTGATGGCGACGCTATCGCGTTATCGTCACGGCGTGCTGCGCTGTAGCCCAGAGGTCGCGACGCTGCGCTTAAGCGGCACCTTCCCGTTAAAAAATACCGATACGGTGTTGCAGGTCATAGAGAAAACACTTCCGGTTAAAATTCAGTACATTACTCGCTACTGGGTCAACATCCTTCCCGCAAACTAA
- the fecI gene encoding ferric citrate uptake sigma factor FecI, whose translation MSDHATPSAELTLESLYGSHHGWLKRWLTSKLHSSFDADDIAQDTFLRVMNGESLTDIRDPKSFLCTVAKRVMVDLFRRNALEKAYLDMLAQLPEALAPSPESQQQQLETLQQVDLMLDGLSHKARQAFLLSQLDGMAYAEIATRLNVSVSSVKKYVAKATEHCLLFRLEHGL comes from the coding sequence ATGTCTGACCACGCCACTCCCTCTGCTGAACTGACGCTCGAATCGCTCTATGGTTCGCATCACGGCTGGCTGAAGCGCTGGCTGACGAGCAAGCTCCACTCCTCTTTTGATGCCGATGATATTGCGCAGGATACCTTCCTGCGCGTGATGAACGGCGAATCGCTGACCGACATCCGCGATCCAAAATCCTTTCTGTGTACCGTAGCCAAACGCGTGATGGTCGATCTCTTTCGCCGCAATGCGCTGGAAAAAGCCTATCTCGACATGCTGGCGCAGTTGCCGGAGGCGCTTGCGCCCTCCCCGGAAAGCCAGCAACAGCAGCTTGAGACACTCCAGCAGGTGGATCTCATGCTCGATGGCCTGAGCCACAAAGCGCGGCAGGCGTTTTTGCTTTCCCAGCTTGACGGCATGGCCTACGCTGAGATCGCCACGCGGCTGAATGTGTCCGTCAGTTCAGTCAAAAAGTACGTTGCCAAGGCTACTGAGCATTGCCTGCTGTTTCGTCTGGAGCACGGTCTGTGA
- a CDS encoding EAL domain-containing protein has translation MKKSLLAYFQTLYFKKSFFLLSASLLFILASLFALVLVVYSTFALRQFESEVDNFSNVTVEHAGKIILQATSALDILEKHIPPYCDNPHLGLLRKIAYDNDYIQDVVYIDGNRPRCSSMLSEINTMFLPAPDFRYENRYDIWYKTESPLNKNKTMIYVGAARHLVVLNPRSFLDVPSYSYNIQYALLEKNKRDGRVILSDLMSSDVYSRLIAGGNNPDRFYIGDKYYVQKPLSNSDLALVVSAERAISLSFYLKIFFSALPVLLLLSLILSTIIFRKSLAIQSPRYVLNQALRQKEFELHYQPIIKLDTAQIVGCEALIRWRQADGRLITPDSFIPMIRQVGLMKELTFFVINEALQTASILKKSYPAMFVSINLEAAEFEDMSVFNYLVEHIAAHDLEGANVNVELTESSMIEPQKAAPMVELYQQQGIDVAIDDFGTGYSGLSYLERVKANKLKIDKSFVGNINDHSPTDIVLSHIVSMAHCLNLHIVAEGIETPVQEAYLKSLGVAYAQGWLYSKALTQETLMAFLAARGETVSDRQ, from the coding sequence ATGAAAAAAAGCCTGCTAGCCTATTTTCAAACGCTCTATTTTAAGAAAAGTTTTTTCTTATTGTCCGCCAGCCTGCTTTTTATTCTGGCTTCGCTTTTTGCATTGGTGCTTGTGGTTTATTCAACTTTCGCGCTCAGACAGTTTGAAAGCGAAGTCGATAATTTTTCTAACGTCACGGTTGAACATGCCGGAAAAATAATTCTGCAGGCGACGTCCGCACTCGATATTTTAGAAAAACATATTCCACCTTATTGCGATAATCCGCATCTGGGTTTGCTGCGTAAGATCGCTTACGACAATGATTATATTCAGGACGTGGTTTATATTGATGGGAATCGGCCTCGCTGTTCTTCGATGCTGAGCGAAATTAATACCATGTTTCTTCCTGCGCCCGATTTCCGCTATGAAAATCGTTATGATATCTGGTACAAAACTGAAAGCCCACTGAACAAAAATAAGACGATGATTTATGTTGGCGCAGCGCGTCATCTTGTGGTTCTGAATCCACGTTCATTTCTGGATGTTCCTTCCTATAGCTATAATATCCAGTATGCATTGCTGGAGAAAAATAAGCGGGATGGGCGGGTTATCCTGTCAGACTTGATGAGTAGCGATGTTTATTCTCGCTTAATTGCGGGGGGAAATAACCCTGATAGATTTTATATTGGCGATAAATACTATGTTCAGAAACCCCTATCAAACAGCGATCTCGCTCTGGTAGTGAGTGCAGAACGCGCTATAAGTCTCTCATTCTACCTAAAGATTTTTTTCTCTGCGTTGCCCGTTCTTCTGCTGCTTTCCCTGATTCTGTCCACCATCATCTTCAGAAAATCACTGGCAATTCAGAGCCCACGCTATGTTCTCAATCAGGCGCTGAGGCAAAAAGAATTTGAATTGCATTATCAGCCGATTATTAAACTGGATACCGCTCAGATCGTGGGATGTGAAGCGCTGATACGCTGGCGTCAGGCGGACGGGCGCCTGATTACGCCGGACTCTTTTATTCCCATGATTCGTCAGGTTGGGCTAATGAAAGAGTTAACGTTTTTCGTCATTAATGAGGCGCTACAAACGGCCAGCATACTGAAGAAAAGTTACCCTGCGATGTTTGTCTCCATCAATCTTGAAGCGGCGGAGTTTGAAGACATGTCCGTTTTCAATTATCTCGTCGAACATATTGCGGCGCACGATCTCGAGGGTGCCAATGTTAATGTCGAATTAACCGAATCCTCCATGATCGAACCCCAGAAAGCGGCACCGATGGTGGAGCTGTATCAACAACAAGGCATTGATGTCGCCATTGATGATTTTGGCACCGGATATTCCGGGCTGTCGTATCTTGAGCGGGTAAAAGCCAATAAGCTTAAAATCGACAAGTCCTTTGTTGGGAATATTAATGATCACTCGCCGACCGATATTGTGCTGTCTCATATTGTCAGCATGGCGCACTGCCTTAATCTGCATATTGTTGCTGAAGGGATTGAGACCCCGGTTCAGGAAGCCTATCTGAAAAGTCTGGGCGTTGCTTATGCGCAGGGTTGGCTGTATTCCAAAGCGCTAACGCAAGAAACCTTGATGGCGTTTCTGGCGGCAAGGGGCGAAACGGTGTCGGATAGGCAGTAA